The genome window taatcaatgcaccaaaaaaacatggttactacacttgtaccacaaaaaaaacatggttcattttcgtaagggatatattaacattttcagCTGAGGTCAATTTCTTATTTCCTTTCGTTATACAGTGCATTACTCATAAATGGCTGACCTTCTGCAATTCAGAGTTGTTTTGCTTCCAGTGCTCTCTTAGCAGCTCCTGTGCCAGCtggaagaaagaaaattctTCGACATTTCAGATCAGACATTATTAAACCCATAATCAAAATGATCTGAAGTTACagatttacatacatttttccGTCTCTCTTCTCTTGCAGACCGGAGGGCATCTGTTTTTTCTACTAACTCTCTGGTATGTGTGGCTCTGTCTGGGAGAACATTTTTAAGCTCGGCCTCTAGTTGATCTCTCTCCTCCTGAAGCATTGTCATCAGACGCTCCCGGCGCTCCTGCAGCTTCCGCTGCTTCTCCTCTTTCACCCGCTCTCTTTGAAACGCTGACATACTAAAAGACCAAAGAAAAGCAGATGCCAAGGAGTTATTAAAATGACAGCTTTGAATTATAATTTTGGAttctctattttttattttctcttttccttaGTTCCTGTTAAGTTATATAGGTCTTAAATTTGATGCCTTGTTTGATATATACTGGAAATTTTTATGGGCAACAAATTACAATAGGAaatcacacatttacaaattgacTGAACTCACCAAAtggtaaaagttatttttctgtTACATACTTCTTACAGTAGGGTGATGTCCAGATTGTCTATAATGAATCATTATCGTTTGTACCTGCGCTGGAAGGAGTGTCTTGAGCTCCAGTGTGCTTGTTTGCTGCTGCGGACCTCCTGCTCTCTGAAGTACTGAGAGTGCAGCTCCCACTGCTGCCTCCATCGAGCCTCCTGCTCGCGCTGCCGCACCAGCTGCCTCTCCAGAGCTCCCACCCGACCCGGCCAGCGGGCCGAAAGCGTCGGTAAAGCCATCGATCTGACTGTCTGCAGAGACAGTTTAGTTCTGAAGCTTTATTTCTATCCTGACCTTTATTGACTCACAATCTTTTACATTGCAGGTAACCTAAATGCAACcattatacaatttatattaatgaTTATGATATGCTTTGGAAAATAATATATAAGCTTAAGCGCTCAAAGTGTCAACAATAATCGTACAGGTTATGCATGCGTGTAAAACTCACGTGTTAATACTTTAGCTTGTTACCTAACCACACTCGCACGTGTATCTTGCAGCACGTTTCtagtttaaataagaaatgTGAAATCGAGAACTGTATTTTCTGTAAGAAAGGCCGTTAACAACAGCGGGCTTTAACAACAAAACACTAACGGAAGGGTAAAAAGCGAAGCGTTCTCTTGGTTACAGCGACACTTGCTTCCTGGTTACCTACGGCGAGCGGTGAGGTACAAACGCAAAGACATTTCTGCATTTGAGGGTGACAGAGTTGAAAGGTGACGTTTACCATCACCTCTATTACCTATCTAAAGCATGTGTATTACTCATCCATAACTGATATTTAAATATCCATAAAATATTCCGTTTTTAAGTTTCTTAGCAATATAAGACTAAATTAATCGAACCTGAATAAACGTTAATGAAGTGCAGGAACGATCACCTTTTACGTGATctaaagaataaaatgtttgagtcatttatttacataacaaTGACAATTATCAAATAGTATCCATTGCATACAATTCACATGTCAACGACATGccatagaaaaaatatttgcctCCCCATTTTAATGGCAACTGAAAAATATTCAAGTAAAGTACCAATCATATTACATTGATACTGAACTTTCaataatatttacacatatttactGAGTTTAGGGATATTCTGATCAAGACCAGCAGTGCAGGTGACGGCATACACCACCCTACTTTCGATTATTAAATAATCTTTCATTTGAGGTGTGACATAGGTGAGGGAATCTGGTTTTAGTATTAATAAAGAGGCAATGACATCTGTGGGTCATTCAGGGTTAAACCTGCTGATAGATAAATTAAACATTGCCTGTGAATGTTTAATCGTGACCAGATAATCTTGTCTAATTGTCGTCAGAAAGACTCCCCGCTTAAACCTCTAATGTCAGTACAGGGCAGAGGACGTTTTAATTATTAACGACACGAGGCCCCTGAACTTTCAGCAGAGATTCGAACCCGAGCCGCTCTTGTTTTCATTATATTGTAAACAATTTATACAGTCCACAATACCATGTCAAATTAAGCCGTTTGCGTTGCTGCCCGATTCTTTACTGGGAAAACGCCTAGATTATTTATCACTTCTGAACCTTAACTAAAGCTACGTGAAGCAACATCTAGAGATTGTTTTTCCATTCGTTCCATCACTGATAGTCAACAATACACGTAACTGTGAATAAACGAATGAAAAACTTTTcaaatttgtcttgtttttgtcaaaagggaaaaatataataaactctatttattattatttattattatataataaaaactattattcGTAAAAGCCTCCGCTCCGCCCCTATTGATATGATTGGGTTTCCCGCACCCACCTGTTACACGTCTTCATATGTTTGAATAAAGGGGCGGGGTTAGGAGGCAGTCTATCTGTTAAGTGCCGATAATACAACTGGCACTAGTAAGCGCTCGTCTGTCCGGCGGTAGTTCCGGGTTCTGCCTTAACTTCTGCCGTGTTGTCCTCGTCCTATGTTGTAGACAAAAAGGACATTTTGGCACATTTTAGGCAACCATGGCTCTTCTAATGGAGCACCAGTTCCGGCAACTTCCGGCCGACAAACAAGTGGAAACCCGGCCGTTTCTTGAGGCGGTGTCTCATCTTCCGCCTTTCTTCGGTAGGTCCTTCCGTCATGTCTCATAGTTTGAGAGCTCTGATTTGATCATGAACTAGGTGCTCATGTGAGGGGCTTGGTTTTTAAACGATCTCTGTTGCAAAGTTTTTGCAAAGTTCCAtttgaaaatctgtttaaatttatttaagcAACACTTTCAGTTCCGATGTTTCTTGTCTAACGTTAGATCTCGCCCCAATCTCTCAGTAACTGTCCTTTGAAGACCTTTTGACAACAATTAAAATGAGTTAGATGTGACAAGTTATTTTAAACCATCATGTCgcaaaaacaagcttttgttAAATGTTGAATGTATTAGGCTTATTCAGAAATTAGTCAGAATAGGCAAAAGTTACCATATGCAGATACTGATCATTTCATTATGCATTTATAAAGGAATATAATTCCACTATGTAAATCAGCATTGCAAATTCACAAGCAAGATGTCATCTGACTTTCAGGGATTTTCCAGCTCCTTGATCAGTCGTGAGATTTATTCCAATCCTGATCAACCTCTTCAGGGCTGTGCAGAAGACAATAGCAAAGTCTGACAAAGCCTTGCTGTCAACTAGTAGCTGTTGTCTTCTCTGAGGACtaatcgtttttttttagatCAAATTTCTTTTCACAAAGCGGACCTTGCATGCATAATTTAATCAGTTGCCCTCGATTTCAGAAGTTGAGGAAATTGATTAGCATGGTGTTAAGTTGCCTTCGTCCATTCAGTGGCGGGACGGAACATCTGAACATCTTTGTTCGAAGCCTCGTTTGCTATTGTGTATATGAAAAAATTCTGTTGAAATAAATTGACCAAGCATGAGGGTTTCAGATTAGCTCTCAATCTTCTTTTATAGCGGTTTCTAAAAGGATCCTTTCTGGCCATGGTCAAAAAAAGCAGAACTTAATAGTGAATCATAGAAAATTATTTGACAAGAAACTCAGCCCAGTTAAACCTGTCTGTGAATGAAAGATGTAAGCGTTTCATCTCAGTAGAATAACCTTGCTTGATTAGTGGCAGGCAGTGATTGGACAAATATCTGTCATAGTGTACTGTGATGTCATCGTGTGATTTAGAAAATGGCTTGTTGCCGATGTCTCTGACTCTCATGGAAAGACAGTTAGGTTTCCCTGCCCTTGTTTAGAGTTCACACTTATCAAGAAAAGCTCTGTGTGGCGTACAAACACCAGAACGAGCAGGAGAGAGGGCTGTCATTGTTATATATGTGTACAGAGGGAATGTTTGTGTTCTTCTTCTTTGTGAAAAAGCAATGTTTGAGCAATGTTTTAGGAGCTCATGTGGAATCCACTGTAACCAGAGATGCTGTTTCCTGGGTCTGTTAACTGAAAAAAGCATTGCACTAGCAACTCCGGAGTCCAGGAAGTACACATAATGTATACCTTTACCTCAAGTACACTGTAAATTATTTGGTAAATTACCAAAGAGGTGTAAATTTGAGGGTATTTGTAGGTAATGTATGCGTTCAATTATCTCTGGTTACAGCAttcctatagctcagtggttatAGCATAGCGTTATAACTtaaatgccaaggtcatgggtagggtacgatcccagggattgcacatacttcgAAACaagtgtatagtataatgcaatataactcgctctggataaaagagtctgccaaattcataaatgtaaatgttattagcTCCCGAAaccaatgcacaataaacaattttgtaaaattgtCTACAAGTCAAAGAATACAGTATACTGTGGAGTAACCCCTGTCAGTAATGGAAACATCACAGGTTCAATGTTTCCATTTCCAAAAGTGCTTATTTCATTATCAGACCCGCAATACATTTGGTCTCAATGTGATAATGGGAGGTACTGAAATTTTAATGAACCGCATGGGTGCTTTCAGAAATCTGTCATGCTCTCTAAGCATGGTTAATTATTCAGGGTTTTTTTTAGGCGGTAATGTCAGAGTTCACTTTGAGTTCTTGAGAATTGAACTGAAAATACGGTTCATTTATCGCCTATCTGGAACATTCTTTGAACGATTCTTGTATGTAAAAAGATTACTTCACAGCTCCTGTGAAAGAGTGGGTGCTGCAAGACATAATCTGCTTAAACTTCATGCTATAATACAGTCTGTACTAATGAATGATTTCATTTCATACATACAAATTGcttgtgtgtttaaagggaGGTTCGGTTGTGTGCAATCTTATTTACCATTTCTCCTGATCTCTTCATAGATTGCCTTGGTTCTACAGTTTTTTCTCCCATCAAGGCCGATATTGCGGGTAACATAACTGTAAGTTTTACAGACATCGAAGGTGGATAAGCTTTGCACTACGTAACCTTCACAACCTTCACAACCTTTACAACCTAAACTCCCCTTACCTATCTTGTGTTTCTTACAGAAAATCAAGGCCGTGTATGACACTAATCCCGGCAGATTTAAAACCCTGCAAAACATTTTGGAAGCAGAAAAAGACATGCATGGAGCCGAATGGCCAAAAGTTGGAGCAACACTTGCCCTCATGTGGCTGAAAAGGCAAGTTTGGACCTGAAAACGTATACTGCTTTATTTTGCTGAACAGGTATTGTATAAGTTGTATGATAAAACATCACATGGGGTTCTTTTGCTCTGCACAAAGACTGTTATCCTTTACTCATTCTCAAactcattctttctttcttccactgaacacaaaaggagtAGAATGTCCCCAGTGGTGTTTTCTATACAAAGCAAtaacaaaagcacacacaccAACTTGTAAAGGGTGCTCgaccaaaaaaaacatatcaacatataaaagttgaaaacaaaaatatgaaagtaAGTACACAAAAGctctaaaaatattaaaatgtttaaaagtatttttatttcttttaatcttTGGTTGTGGCGattttattattcatgtttGTATACAAAACAATGTGACAAATTCTTGAGCTCCAAAAATGACAGAAAGGCAAATGGCATTTGTTGCATTTgccagtttaaatatttttaatttacatgaaTACAAAAATGCCATTTGAGAACTCTTGGATTCCAAAACGTTCTGTTATTTCCATCTATTCTCACACAAAGCTACCGAGCAGCTCCATAATGAACTACTTTTGTGgtgctttttcatttttgctgtATGGAAATGAAGGATTTTGCTTAATtgctccttttgtgttccacgggtgaaagaaagtcataggaGTTGGAAAGAAATGAGGCGTGTGTGAGAATTTTCATGTCACTTGCAACGTAATCATTGCCGTGTCAATTCACCAGAAAGACACACACGCAAAAATGTATATCTAAAAAGCATTGTAAGTTGCATATGATGATTTtctgcaaaatgcatacatGTCAAGGTGTTCTCTATTCTGGTAGGGGGTTACGCTTTATCCAGGTTCTTCTGCAAAGCCTAGTGGATGGAGAAAAGGATGAAAACAATCCTAATCTCATCAGAGTCAATGTCACCAAGGCCTATGAGATTGCCTTGAAGAAATATCATGGCTGGTTTGTTCAGAAGCTCTTCCAAGTAAGCTTGATAACAAAAGTAACAAAGGACGTCATGGAAATAACctgtattttaatgaaatgtttctgtaatgagaaatgtaaatggttaaaaaacttttgatgtactgtttttcatttttaggcaGCA of Triplophysa dalaica isolate WHDGS20190420 chromosome 4, ASM1584641v1, whole genome shotgun sequence contains these proteins:
- the gltpa gene encoding glycolipid transfer protein: MALLMEHQFRQLPADKQVETRPFLEAVSHLPPFFDCLGSTVFSPIKADIAGNITKIKAVYDTNPGRFKTLQNILEAEKDMHGAEWPKVGATLALMWLKRGLRFIQVLLQSLVDGEKDENNPNLIRVNVTKAYEIALKKYHGWFVQKLFQAALYAAPYKSDFIKALSKGREVKDEECLDKVRLFLVNFTATIDAIYEMYTKLNAELDYTV